TAAACATACGGATTTGGTTGCAGTGGCGGGTTGCTACCCAACAGCCTCACAATTAGCACTTAAACCGTTAATTGAAGGAAAGCTTTTAGATGCAACACAATGGCCAGTAATTAACGCTGTAAGTGGTGTATCTGGAGCAGGAATTAAGGCATCTACGACTAATAGCTTTTGTGAAGTAAGCCTTCAGCCATATGGTGTATTTACACACCGTCATCAACCTGAGATTAGCGCTCATTTAGACCAGCAGGTTATTTTTACGCCGCATTTAGGCAACTTTAAGCGTGGCATCTTAGCCACTATTACTGTGAAATTAGCTGAGGGTGTAGACAGCGAGCAAGTAGAGCAGGCGTTTGTAAACGCTTATGCAGATCAAACCTTAGTTCGCTTAAAGCAGCAGGTGATGCCAAAAATTAAAGATGTTGAATTTACGCCATTTTGCGACATTGGCTGGAGCGTAAAAGGCAAACACCTCATCGTAGTATCAGCGATAGACAATCTTTTAAAAGGTGCATCGGCACAAGCGATGCAATGCTTGAATATTCGTAATCAATTTGGTGAAACCACGTCGCTTCTATAAGAAGTGATAGTAAGGAAAAAATCATGAGTACATTACCATTGGTGGTTAAGTTAGGTGGCGCAGCGTTAGAGTGTAATGAAACGCTTGGTAAGCTGTTTGGTGCATTACAGAAAGTACAGCAGCAATCGCGACGATCCATTGTGGTAGTGCATGGTGGTGGATATTTGGTGGATGAACTGCTTGGTAAATTAGAGCTAACATCAACTAAAAAAGCTGGTCTACGAGTTACCCCAGCAGAGCATATTCCATATGTAACTGGAGCCCTAGCGGGTACAGCAAACAAGATGCTGCAAGGTGAGGCGATTAAATCAGGACTGAGCACTGTTGGTTTGGCATTAGCCGATGGTGGCTTGTGTAAGGTTGAGCAGTTGGACCCTGAATTAGGTAACGTAGGCAAAGCAAGCGCGGGTAATCCTGAACTGTTACAAGCAATCCTTGCAACGCAGTGCTTACCTATTATCAGCTCTATTGGTCTTACCAATAGTGGCGAAATGATGAATGTGAACGCTGACCAAGCAGCGGTAGCAGTTGCTTCAGCACTGGATGCAGAGCTGGTTCTTCTTTCCGATGTGAGTGGAGTCCTTGACGGAAAAGGCCACTTATTAGAAAGCCTTAATTCACAGCAAGCTGATGAATTGATCAAGGGACAGGTTATTACCGATGGA
Above is a genomic segment from Vibrio gallicus containing:
- the argB gene encoding acetylglutamate kinase, coding for MSTLPLVVKLGGAALECNETLGKLFGALQKVQQQSRRSIVVVHGGGYLVDELLGKLELTSTKKAGLRVTPAEHIPYVTGALAGTANKMLQGEAIKSGLSTVGLALADGGLCKVEQLDPELGNVGKASAGNPELLQAILATQCLPIISSIGLTNSGEMMNVNADQAAVAVASALDAELVLLSDVSGVLDGKGHLLESLNSQQADELIKGQVITDGMIVKVNAALQAAKDLGRPIQVASWRYPEKLAQLFAGQNVGTQFLPQ
- the argC gene encoding N-acetyl-gamma-glutamyl-phosphate reductase, which encodes MSIDNQLTVAIIGASGYTGAELALMVTKHPKLKLAGLYVSANSLDANKPISTLHGKLAGIVDLPLLPLTSPENVAENVDIVFLATAHQVSHDLAPVFLDKQCQVFDLSGAYRVHSNSFYPDYYGFEHQHPQLLEQAVYGLAEWNREEIKHTDLVAVAGCYPTASQLALKPLIEGKLLDATQWPVINAVSGVSGAGIKASTTNSFCEVSLQPYGVFTHRHQPEISAHLDQQVIFTPHLGNFKRGILATITVKLAEGVDSEQVEQAFVNAYADQTLVRLKQQVMPKIKDVEFTPFCDIGWSVKGKHLIVVSAIDNLLKGASAQAMQCLNIRNQFGETTSLL